One segment of Agrococcus sp. ProA11 DNA contains the following:
- a CDS encoding ATPase, T2SS/T4P/T4SS family, which yields MARRDELVAAGVDDEAAIRMLIDDGTISGAQAALARAMQAGVPFVVLSEISVDSAAVARVPSATARRHSILPFAVEDGRLVVAMSDPADVLAIDDIRQAAGMPVQPAVAERGDLLAAIDRFHRADSELHDITATLQEDEREEESAGFGMADAADEDAPIVRFVNLLVTQAVQDRASDIHIEPAERSVRVRYRVDGVLHEMPGAPKNMQQGIISRLKIMSDIDIAERRRPQDGRMSVMHEDRKIDLRVATLPTVWGEKVVMRILDTGSLKLQLSDLGLLPHNFDRYQASFKKPYGMILVTGPTGSGKSTTLYTTLNEVARPEVNVITVEDPVEYRMPGINQVQVHPKAGLSFAAALRSILRSDPDVVLIGEIRDHETAQIAIEASLTGHLVLSTLHTNDAPSAVTRLTEMGIEPFLVGSALDCIVAQRLVRKLCDRCKQPDARQPEQFAAMGFDVGPTTEVFQPVGCTHCSKTGYRGRIAIHEVMSVTEEIERLTVARESTAEIARVAASQGMRSLRQDAWHKASMGLTSIDEVVRVIV from the coding sequence ATGGCACGCCGCGATGAGCTGGTCGCAGCGGGCGTGGACGATGAGGCTGCGATCCGCATGCTCATCGACGACGGCACCATCTCCGGTGCGCAGGCGGCGCTCGCCAGAGCCATGCAGGCGGGCGTGCCGTTCGTCGTGCTGAGCGAGATCTCGGTGGACAGCGCCGCCGTCGCGAGGGTGCCGAGCGCCACCGCGCGGCGTCACTCGATCCTCCCGTTCGCCGTCGAGGACGGTCGCCTGGTCGTCGCCATGTCCGACCCGGCCGATGTGCTGGCGATCGACGACATCCGTCAGGCCGCCGGCATGCCGGTGCAGCCGGCCGTCGCCGAGCGCGGCGACCTGCTGGCCGCGATCGACCGCTTCCACCGCGCCGATAGCGAGCTGCACGACATCACCGCGACGCTCCAGGAGGATGAGCGCGAGGAGGAGTCGGCGGGCTTCGGCATGGCCGATGCGGCCGATGAGGATGCGCCGATCGTGCGCTTCGTCAACCTGCTCGTCACGCAGGCAGTGCAGGACCGCGCCAGCGACATCCACATCGAGCCCGCCGAGCGATCGGTGCGCGTGCGCTACCGCGTCGACGGCGTGCTGCACGAGATGCCCGGCGCTCCCAAGAACATGCAGCAGGGCATCATCTCTCGCCTCAAGATCATGAGCGACATCGACATCGCCGAACGACGCCGGCCGCAGGACGGCCGCATGTCGGTCATGCACGAGGACCGCAAGATCGACCTGCGCGTGGCGACGCTGCCGACCGTGTGGGGCGAGAAGGTCGTCATGCGCATCCTCGACACCGGCAGCCTGAAGCTCCAGCTCTCCGACCTCGGGCTGCTGCCGCACAACTTCGACCGCTACCAGGCCTCCTTCAAGAAGCCCTACGGCATGATCCTGGTCACCGGACCCACCGGCTCGGGCAAGTCCACGACCCTCTACACGACGCTCAACGAGGTCGCTCGGCCCGAGGTCAACGTGATCACGGTCGAAGACCCGGTCGAGTACCGGATGCCCGGCATCAACCAGGTGCAGGTGCACCCGAAGGCGGGCCTCAGCTTCGCCGCCGCGCTGCGCTCGATCCTGCGCTCCGACCCCGATGTCGTCCTCATCGGTGAGATCCGCGACCACGAGACGGCGCAGATCGCCATCGAGGCCTCGCTCACCGGCCACCTCGTGCTCTCGACCCTCCACACGAACGACGCGCCCAGCGCGGTCACGCGACTGACGGAGATGGGCATCGAGCCCTTCCTCGTCGGGTCGGCGCTCGACTGCATCGTGGCCCAGCGACTCGTGCGCAAGCTCTGCGACCGCTGCAAGCAGCCGGATGCTCGCCAGCCCGAGCAGTTCGCCGCGATGGGCTTCGACGTCGGCCCGACCACGGAGGTGTTCCAGCCCGTCGGCTGCACGCACTGCTCGAAGACCGGCTACCGCGGTCGCATCGCGATCCACGAGGTGATGAGCGTGACCGAGGAGATCGAGCGGCTCACCGTCGCGCGCGAGTCGACTGCCGAGATCGCGCGCGTCGCGGCTTCGCAGGGCATGCGCTCGCTGCGGCAGGACGCGTGGCACAAGGCATCGATGGGGCTCACATCGATCGACGAAGTGGTGCGGGTGATCGTATGA
- a CDS encoding carboxypeptidase regulatory-like domain-containing protein, which yields MRSIRARFTPVADGDRGMTLIEVLVAMFVFAIISTLVLSSLVQITTLTQQSRAQHVAANLAAGEIDFAHDTPDLFTLLNDTRDVTVNGTIFHVRRETAWVGDTSSTVSCGGGNLRFKRVHVTVTWDGMRASAEPVRADTLISPTERINDPSKGTVLVSIIDSIGEGVGGATVSLTATSGGASIPNVTSDAQGCAYFLQVPKGTYDVTIAKSGYTGVLQETPLQRDVSVQAGSSTTVGLQYDLAARLDLTFAPGSSARMPSSMPLTLLSTYGVRTYTLPTTAARQTVGAHPRVSYRVVAGEFQQANGDECDALDPTAWTEGIVGVENLAPGVATEISGEPGATVTADVPMGIVRVPLAIVTLRATARTGRPDDPTCDASIQLEYKNVPLGGVIAVPYGTWEFTAIGLPVSVTPLSRGANLSGNVVTLDPREVAP from the coding sequence TTGCGCAGCATCCGTGCACGGTTCACGCCCGTCGCCGACGGCGACCGCGGCATGACGCTCATCGAGGTCTTGGTGGCGATGTTCGTCTTCGCCATCATCTCGACGCTCGTGCTCTCCTCTCTGGTGCAGATCACCACACTCACCCAGCAGTCACGCGCGCAGCATGTGGCAGCCAACCTCGCCGCGGGCGAGATCGACTTCGCGCACGACACCCCAGATCTCTTCACCCTGCTGAACGACACGCGCGACGTGACGGTCAACGGCACCATCTTCCACGTGCGGCGCGAGACCGCCTGGGTCGGCGACACCAGCTCCACCGTCTCGTGCGGTGGCGGCAACCTGCGCTTCAAGCGCGTGCACGTCACCGTGACGTGGGACGGCATGCGCGCGAGTGCCGAGCCCGTGCGCGCCGACACCCTCATCAGCCCAACCGAGCGCATCAACGATCCCTCCAAGGGCACGGTGCTCGTCTCCATCATCGACTCGATCGGCGAGGGCGTGGGCGGCGCGACCGTCTCGCTCACCGCGACATCGGGCGGCGCGAGCATCCCGAACGTCACGAGCGATGCGCAGGGCTGCGCCTACTTCCTCCAGGTGCCGAAGGGCACCTACGACGTGACGATCGCGAAGAGCGGCTACACGGGCGTGCTGCAGGAGACGCCGCTGCAGCGCGACGTGAGTGTGCAAGCGGGGTCGTCGACCACCGTGGGTCTGCAGTACGACCTCGCGGCGCGACTCGACCTCACCTTCGCGCCGGGCAGCTCCGCTCGCATGCCGAGCTCGATGCCCCTCACACTGCTGAGCACCTATGGCGTTCGCACCTACACGCTGCCGACCACAGCTGCCCGACAGACCGTCGGGGCGCATCCACGCGTCAGCTATCGCGTGGTCGCAGGCGAGTTCCAGCAGGCGAACGGCGATGAGTGCGATGCGCTCGACCCGACGGCCTGGACCGAGGGCATCGTCGGCGTGGAGAATCTCGCACCCGGCGTCGCGACCGAGATCAGCGGCGAGCCGGGCGCCACGGTGACTGCCGACGTGCCGATGGGCATCGTCCGCGTGCCGCTCGCGATCGTGACGCTGCGCGCGACCGCGAGAACCGGTCGTCCGGACGACCCGACCTGCGACGCGAGCATCCAGCTCGAATACAAGAACGTGCCGCTCGGCGGCGTCATCGCGGTGCCCTACGGCACCTGGGAGTTCACGGCAATCGGCTTGCCGGTGAGCGTGACGCCCCTGAGCCGGGGAGCGAACCTCTCTGGGAACGTCGTCACGCTCGATCCCCGCGAGGTGGCGCCATGA
- a CDS encoding prepilin-type N-terminal cleavage/methylation domain-containing protein, producing the protein MQKMLRVLGDRRAALQNGEETQKGFTLIELLVVVIIIGILAGIAIPVFLNQRESAWRAEVESDLKNAALAAETHAVQNAGSYAALDGSEANLVAAGFQKSNTATGITVTATAGGFTITADHPDLGDNLSYDSAAGGLQAWP; encoded by the coding sequence ATGCAGAAAATGCTCCGCGTGCTCGGCGACCGCCGTGCTGCACTCCAGAACGGCGAAGAGACCCAGAAGGGCTTCACGCTCATCGAGCTGCTCGTCGTCGTCATCATCATCGGCATCCTCGCCGGCATCGCCATCCCCGTCTTCCTGAACCAGCGCGAGAGCGCCTGGCGCGCCGAGGTCGAGTCGGACCTGAAGAACGCCGCGCTCGCGGCGGAGACGCACGCTGTCCAGAACGCGGGCTCGTACGCGGCGCTCGACGGATCCGAAGCAAACCTCGTGGCTGCAGGCTTCCAGAAGTCCAACACCGCGACCGGTATCACGGTCACCGCGACCGCTGGCGGCTTCACGATCACGGCAGATCACCCGGACCTGGGCGACAACCTCTCGTACGACAGCGCAGCGGGCGGCCTGCAGGCTTGGCCGTGA
- a CDS encoding metal-sensitive transcriptional regulator, producing the protein MTLDTATPAPPHGYAADKDALLKRLRRAEGQVRGVARMVDEDVYCIDILTQVSAATKALETVALQLLEDHLAHCVAEASAQGGPVAQQKLAEASAAIARLVRS; encoded by the coding sequence ATGACCCTTGACACTGCAACCCCGGCACCTCCCCACGGCTACGCCGCCGACAAGGATGCGCTGCTGAAGCGCCTCCGTCGCGCGGAGGGCCAAGTGCGCGGCGTCGCCCGCATGGTCGATGAGGACGTGTACTGCATCGACATCCTCACGCAGGTCTCGGCCGCCACGAAGGCGCTCGAGACCGTCGCGCTTCAGTTGCTCGAGGATCATCTCGCGCACTGCGTCGCCGAGGCATCCGCCCAGGGCGGCCCGGTCGCGCAGCAGAAGCTCGCCGAAGCCAGCGCCGCGATCGCGCGCCTCGTGCGCTCCTGA
- a CDS encoding TetR family transcriptional regulator — MSDATPLGDAEPPAGLRERKKQLARRTIADAAFMLTAERGLDHVTIDQIAERAFVSPRTVSNYFTSKEAAIVAAYNNAPVELLVGLHERPLDEPPLHSLRVVLTAALRGWTQEQLDALRAKEQLVDRYPALVPHRMAQFDELESLIRVAIAERTGVDPETDPHPRLVAGAATAAVRTAIRVWDNTDGAAGTIGDLVDQAFLDLEAGLSSDA; from the coding sequence ATGAGTGACGCCACACCGCTCGGCGACGCCGAGCCGCCCGCTGGCCTGCGGGAGCGCAAGAAGCAGCTCGCGCGGCGCACCATCGCCGACGCGGCCTTCATGCTGACCGCCGAGCGCGGCCTCGACCATGTGACGATCGACCAGATCGCCGAGCGCGCGTTCGTCTCTCCCCGCACGGTCTCCAACTACTTCACGTCGAAGGAGGCCGCGATCGTCGCTGCCTACAACAACGCGCCGGTGGAGCTGCTGGTGGGGCTGCACGAGCGCCCCCTCGACGAGCCGCCGCTGCACTCGCTGCGCGTGGTGCTCACCGCGGCGCTCCGCGGATGGACGCAGGAGCAGCTCGACGCGCTGCGCGCCAAGGAGCAGCTGGTCGACCGATACCCCGCGCTCGTGCCGCACCGCATGGCGCAGTTCGACGAGCTCGAGAGCCTCATCCGCGTCGCGATCGCGGAGCGCACGGGCGTCGACCCGGAGACCGACCCCCATCCCAGGCTGGTCGCGGGCGCGGCGACCGCTGCGGTGAGGACCGCGATCCGCGTCTGGGACAACACCGACGGCGCGGCCGGCACGATCGGCGATCTGGTCGACCAGGCATTCCTCGATCTTGAGGCTGGCTTGAGTTCGGACGCCTGA
- a CDS encoding type IV pilus twitching motility protein PilT — protein sequence MTNLEEATGETRASLRQRSAQTRFEPSGEAAPELPEPRGDEQDLLVALQWVVRVGASDLHVTAESPPTMRVDGSLVPLEEFGIWSRERVERAINAILTGPQREQFERELELDFAFQLSDTARFRVNIYQQRSAQGAAFRLIPTRIRSIEELELPQSISRFATLPRGLVLVTGPTGSGKSTTLAALIDLVNRTRAEHIITVEDPIEFLHPRKKAVVNQREVGHDTRSFASALKHMLRQDPDVVLIGELRDLETISVALTAAETGHLVFATLHTQSAAQTIDRIIDVYPPHQQSQVRAQLAATLQGVVCQTLVPKSGGRGRVAASEVLVATSAISNLIREGQTHQIPSALQAGASLGMRTMDQHLAELVNRGIIREEAARDKAQSVDEMLDMLTTASTGAGLDAGVDFGDTFSRGQRA from the coding sequence ATGACCAACCTCGAAGAAGCAACCGGCGAGACCCGCGCGAGCCTGCGGCAGCGTTCCGCGCAGACGCGCTTCGAGCCCTCGGGCGAGGCGGCACCGGAGCTGCCGGAGCCGCGCGGCGACGAGCAGGATCTGCTGGTCGCGCTGCAGTGGGTCGTGCGCGTCGGGGCATCCGACCTCCACGTGACCGCCGAGTCCCCGCCGACCATGCGCGTCGACGGATCGCTCGTGCCGCTCGAGGAGTTCGGCATCTGGTCGAGGGAGCGTGTCGAGCGCGCGATCAATGCCATCCTCACCGGCCCGCAGCGCGAGCAGTTCGAGCGCGAGCTCGAGCTCGACTTCGCCTTCCAGCTCTCTGACACCGCGCGATTCCGCGTCAACATCTACCAGCAGCGCTCCGCGCAGGGCGCGGCGTTCCGCCTGATCCCCACGCGCATCCGCTCGATCGAGGAGCTCGAGCTGCCGCAGAGCATCTCGCGCTTCGCGACGCTGCCGCGCGGACTCGTGCTCGTCACGGGCCCCACGGGCTCGGGCAAGTCGACGACCCTCGCGGCCCTCATCGACCTCGTCAACCGCACGCGTGCCGAGCACATCATCACGGTCGAGGATCCGATCGAGTTCCTCCACCCGCGCAAGAAGGCGGTCGTGAACCAGCGCGAGGTCGGCCACGACACCCGCAGCTTCGCGTCGGCCCTCAAGCACATGCTGCGCCAGGACCCGGATGTCGTGCTGATCGGTGAGCTCCGCGACCTCGAGACCATCTCGGTCGCCCTCACCGCCGCCGAGACCGGCCACCTCGTCTTCGCGACCCTGCACACGCAGAGCGCCGCGCAGACCATCGACCGCATCATCGACGTCTACCCGCCGCACCAGCAGAGCCAGGTGCGCGCGCAGCTGGCCGCCACGCTGCAGGGCGTCGTCTGCCAGACGCTCGTGCCCAAGAGCGGCGGCCGTGGACGCGTCGCCGCGAGCGAGGTCCTCGTCGCCACATCCGCCATCTCGAACCTCATCCGCGAGGGACAGACGCACCAGATCCCCAGCGCGCTGCAGGCCGGGGCCTCGCTCGGCATGCGCACGATGGATCAGCACCTCGCCGAACTCGTCAACCGCGGCATCATTCGCGAGGAGGCGGCGCGCGACAAGGCGCAGAGCGTCGACGAGATGCTCGACATGCTCACCACCGCAAGCACCGGCGCCGGGCTCGACGCCGGCGTCGACTTCGGTGACACCTTCTCGAGGGGGCAGCGAGCATGA
- a CDS encoding cation transporter — MLQNVEITSTPAATDEQAGGCCGGGCCSTSAEATSTDAGTSQSFQVEGMTCGHCVSSVTEELAGLAGVEQVNVQLVAGGRSTVTVASDAPLRLDDVRAAVSEAGYTLVEA; from the coding sequence ATGCTCCAGAACGTCGAGATCACCTCCACCCCCGCCGCGACCGACGAGCAGGCAGGCGGATGCTGCGGCGGCGGCTGCTGCTCCACCTCGGCTGAGGCCACGTCGACCGACGCCGGCACCTCGCAGTCGTTCCAGGTCGAGGGCATGACCTGCGGCCACTGCGTCTCCTCCGTCACTGAGGAGCTCGCCGGGCTCGCCGGCGTCGAGCAGGTCAACGTGCAGCTGGTCGCCGGCGGCCGCTCGACCGTCACGGTCGCTTCCGACGCCCCGCTGCGCCTCGACGACGTGCGCGCCGCGGTCAGCGAGGCCGGCTACACGCTCGTGGAGGCCTGA
- a CDS encoding TetR-like C-terminal domain-containing protein, producing the protein MGRPRLHDEHLRQRLLEAATDLMAVDGPDFSLRPLVASVGTSTSAVYSLFGSRGELLEAITLRAARSFIDAQEAAQVEHPIQRILGLTHAIRAWAITHPAMFHVVFGRAHDSVPVAEARESTIEPLRRAVSAAIDEGILHGEASTTTHTIFAGVHGFISLELLGHYGAEQADALFTSMLAAIWRSWATPEHANAVAA; encoded by the coding sequence ATGGGACGACCGAGACTGCACGATGAGCACCTGCGCCAGCGACTGCTGGAGGCGGCGACCGATCTGATGGCGGTCGACGGCCCAGACTTCTCGCTGCGCCCGCTGGTCGCATCCGTCGGCACCTCCACGTCGGCCGTCTACTCCCTCTTCGGCTCGCGCGGCGAGCTGCTCGAAGCCATCACGCTGCGCGCCGCGCGATCGTTCATCGACGCGCAGGAGGCGGCGCAGGTCGAGCACCCCATCCAGCGGATCCTGGGGCTCACGCACGCCATCCGGGCCTGGGCGATCACGCACCCGGCCATGTTCCACGTCGTCTTCGGCCGGGCTCACGATTCGGTGCCTGTCGCCGAGGCTCGCGAGAGCACGATCGAGCCGCTGCGGCGCGCGGTCAGCGCGGCCATCGACGAGGGCATCCTGCACGGCGAGGCCTCGACGACGACGCATACGATCTTCGCTGGCGTGCACGGCTTCATCTCCCTCGAGCTGCTCGGCCACTACGGCGCCGAGCAGGCGGACGCGCTCTTCACCTCGATGCTCGCCGCCATCTGGCGCAGCTGGGCAACGCCCGAGCACGCGAACGCCGTCGCCGCCTGA
- the pilM gene encoding type IV pilus assembly protein PilM, translating into MSNSIVGLDIGATGIRAAEVTRTRKGPKLVRYHSLALPSGVLQRGEVIEPQVITSALKTLWKQGKFSTNRVVLGIGNDKVIARELTVQNAPLPIIRESLPFQVHDLLPVPVADAILDFYPIADAGHGQVQGLLVAAMKEGVLATIDAVRRAKLEPQSVDFVPFAISRALLPVTDAEDAVAVVDVGAHTTSVVIVSGGVPQFVRIIPTGGDEVTHALHSRLDIDRQTAEAAKRALGLGVQEIAPHDQPAVDAIREVTGELVTGVRNTITYFASARPGLPVRSAMLTGDGASLAGFTAALGEVLRMPIQRGNPFGALAVRDRDRDRTAADSTRAVVAVGLAMRSAA; encoded by the coding sequence ATGAGCAACAGCATCGTCGGGCTCGACATCGGCGCCACGGGCATCCGTGCCGCAGAGGTCACGCGCACGCGCAAGGGCCCGAAGCTCGTGCGCTATCACTCGCTCGCACTCCCCAGCGGCGTGCTGCAGCGAGGCGAGGTCATCGAGCCGCAGGTGATCACCTCGGCGCTGAAGACGCTGTGGAAGCAGGGGAAGTTCTCGACCAACCGTGTCGTGCTCGGCATCGGCAACGACAAGGTGATCGCTCGCGAGCTCACGGTGCAGAACGCACCGCTGCCGATCATCCGCGAGTCGCTGCCCTTCCAGGTGCATGACCTGCTGCCGGTGCCCGTCGCCGACGCGATCCTCGACTTCTATCCCATCGCCGACGCGGGCCACGGTCAGGTGCAGGGCCTGCTCGTCGCCGCCATGAAGGAGGGCGTGCTCGCCACCATCGACGCTGTCCGGCGTGCGAAGCTCGAGCCGCAGTCGGTGGACTTCGTGCCGTTCGCGATCAGCCGCGCGCTGCTGCCCGTCACGGATGCCGAGGACGCGGTCGCGGTCGTCGATGTCGGCGCGCACACCACGTCGGTCGTGATCGTCAGCGGCGGCGTGCCGCAGTTCGTGCGCATCATCCCCACGGGCGGCGATGAGGTGACGCATGCGCTGCATTCCAGGCTCGACATCGACCGGCAGACTGCAGAGGCCGCGAAGCGTGCGCTCGGCCTCGGCGTGCAGGAGATCGCTCCGCACGACCAGCCGGCGGTCGACGCGATCCGCGAGGTCACGGGAGAGCTGGTCACCGGCGTGCGCAACACCATCACCTACTTCGCCTCAGCGCGCCCAGGACTCCCGGTGCGGAGCGCGATGCTGACCGGCGACGGCGCGAGCCTCGCGGGCTTCACCGCGGCGCTGGGCGAAGTGCTGCGGATGCCCATCCAGCGCGGCAATCCCTTCGGCGCCCTCGCGGTGCGCGACCGAGATCGCGATCGCACGGCGGCAGATTCGACGCGGGCGGTCGTTGCCGTCGGCCTGGCGATGCGGAGCGCAGCATGA
- a CDS encoding prepilin peptidase: MIAAATAVTGGFGLLIGSFLNVVIFRVPAGRSIVRPPSACGGCGSEIRPFDNVPVLSWLLLRGKCRDCASPISVRYPFVELLTGVAFAAIVLRFAPWVAFETSLAAGIGAVAETLAFLVLAGIGIALAWIDLDTHRLPDAIVLPSYPVLAALLGIAGLVTGDPGAMLRAALGAAILWSGYLLMAFAYPRGMGMGDVKLAGVIGMALGWLGWPELAVGAFAAFLLGGLFALVLALLGRVGRGSGIPFGPWMLAGAGVAIFAGAPIWHAYLRLVGLE; the protein is encoded by the coding sequence ATGATCGCCGCGGCCACCGCGGTCACCGGCGGCTTCGGGCTCCTGATCGGCTCGTTCCTCAACGTCGTCATCTTCCGGGTGCCGGCCGGGCGATCGATCGTGCGACCGCCGAGCGCGTGCGGAGGGTGTGGCAGCGAGATCCGCCCGTTCGACAACGTGCCGGTGCTCAGCTGGCTGCTGCTGCGCGGCAAGTGCCGCGACTGCGCCTCGCCGATCTCGGTGCGCTATCCGTTCGTCGAGCTGCTCACGGGCGTCGCGTTCGCGGCGATCGTGCTGCGCTTCGCGCCCTGGGTGGCATTCGAGACTTCGCTCGCCGCCGGCATCGGCGCCGTCGCCGAGACCCTCGCCTTCCTGGTGCTCGCGGGCATCGGCATCGCTCTCGCCTGGATCGACCTCGACACGCACCGGCTGCCCGACGCGATCGTGCTGCCGTCCTACCCGGTGCTGGCCGCGCTGCTCGGCATCGCCGGACTCGTCACGGGCGACCCGGGCGCCATGCTGCGCGCGGCGCTCGGCGCGGCCATCCTGTGGTCGGGCTACCTGCTCATGGCCTTCGCCTACCCGCGTGGCATGGGGATGGGCGACGTGAAGCTCGCGGGCGTGATCGGCATGGCGCTCGGCTGGCTCGGCTGGCCCGAGCTGGCGGTCGGCGCCTTCGCCGCCTTCCTGCTCGGCGGGCTCTTCGCACTCGTGCTCGCGCTGCTCGGACGGGTGGGTCGCGGCAGCGGCATCCCGTTCGGCCCATGGATGCTCGCTGGCGCGGGCGTCGCGATCTTCGCGGGTGCGCCGATCTGGCACGCATACCTGCGCCTCGTAGGACTGGAATAA
- a CDS encoding type II secretion system protein produces the protein MSRAPRDLDRERGLTLIELLVAISLLAIVTTLITTMVVSVSQNFSRQESQQDSTNQAALAMQKMTRVIRAGTEIDSSGWQPAPVFSAAAPGSLTMNAYVDVDNTDEGPTRVTLAINTASGELVETRYASSKSGGIWVYSSTPSRTRVIARDVTSAAPFTFLRANGTALPARVLTEPERREIAAVHVRIAVQTHSNSGASLAEMDSIVSLPNLDVTRTRTTP, from the coding sequence ATGAGTCGCGCGCCTCGCGACCTCGATCGCGAACGAGGACTGACGCTCATCGAGCTGCTCGTCGCGATCTCGCTGCTGGCGATCGTCACGACGCTGATCACGACCATGGTCGTCTCGGTGTCCCAGAACTTTTCGCGGCAAGAATCGCAGCAGGACAGCACGAACCAGGCCGCGCTGGCGATGCAGAAGATGACGCGCGTCATCCGCGCCGGCACCGAGATCGATTCGAGCGGCTGGCAGCCCGCCCCCGTCTTCTCCGCAGCGGCACCCGGATCCCTGACCATGAACGCCTATGTCGATGTCGACAACACTGATGAAGGACCCACGCGCGTCACGCTCGCCATCAACACCGCATCCGGAGAGCTCGTCGAGACGCGCTACGCCTCCAGCAAGTCAGGCGGCATCTGGGTCTACAGCAGCACCCCCAGCCGCACCCGTGTGATCGCCCGAGACGTGACGTCGGCGGCGCCGTTCACATTCCTGCGCGCCAACGGCACTGCGCTGCCGGCCCGGGTGCTCACCGAGCCAGAGCGGCGCGAGATCGCCGCAGTGCACGTGAGGATCGCCGTGCAGACGCACTCGAACAGCGGCGCCTCGCTGGCGGAGATGGATTCGATCGTGTCGCTGCCGAATCTCGATGTGACTAGGACGAGGACAACACCATGA
- a CDS encoding type II secretion system F family protein produces MTIAKTWQYRGRDAGGKTVKGRIDAPSQGAAISRMREMGLTPVSVDEKGAGTGLQRDIELPFGKGVGLKDLAIMSRQMSTMTSAGLSLLRALKILAEQTENKTLRKLLDEVRSDVETGGSLSGSFAKHGEVFPPLMVQLIAAGETGGFLDDALNSVATSFEKEVKLRNTVKSAMAYPMVVVSMALLAVVGMLWFIVPIFEKMFSDMGGELPLPTQMLVVISGNMVWLGPLLIIGSIAFSVWWGKHKHDDAVRAAVDPVLLKLPVFGVLMQKIALARFTRNFAALLGAGVPIVLALRVVGEISGNAVIRQASNRIAEAVREGRAVADQLAQEPVFPPMVVQMITVGEDAGSMEMMLAKIADAYDDEVEATTSQMTSIIEPILIAGVGTLIGAMIVALYMPIFTIFEQI; encoded by the coding sequence ATGACCATCGCGAAGACGTGGCAGTACCGCGGCCGTGACGCTGGTGGCAAGACGGTCAAGGGGCGCATCGACGCGCCGAGCCAGGGTGCCGCCATCTCGCGCATGCGGGAGATGGGGCTGACGCCCGTCAGCGTCGACGAGAAGGGCGCCGGCACCGGCCTCCAGCGCGACATCGAGCTGCCGTTCGGCAAGGGCGTCGGGCTCAAGGACCTCGCGATCATGAGCCGGCAGATGTCGACCATGACCTCCGCGGGCCTGTCGCTGCTGCGGGCGCTGAAGATCCTCGCGGAGCAGACCGAGAACAAGACGCTGCGGAAGCTCCTCGACGAGGTGCGCAGCGACGTCGAGACCGGCGGCTCACTGTCGGGCTCGTTCGCCAAGCACGGCGAGGTGTTCCCGCCGCTCATGGTGCAGCTCATCGCCGCGGGCGAGACCGGCGGCTTCCTCGACGACGCGCTCAACTCGGTGGCGACCTCCTTCGAGAAGGAGGTCAAGCTGCGCAACACCGTGAAGTCGGCGATGGCCTACCCGATGGTGGTCGTCAGCATGGCGCTGCTCGCCGTGGTCGGCATGCTGTGGTTCATCGTGCCGATCTTCGAGAAGATGTTCTCGGACATGGGCGGCGAGCTTCCGCTGCCGACGCAGATGCTCGTCGTGATCTCGGGCAACATGGTGTGGCTCGGGCCGCTGCTCATCATCGGCTCGATCGCCTTCAGCGTGTGGTGGGGCAAGCACAAGCACGACGACGCCGTGCGAGCGGCCGTCGATCCGGTGCTGCTGAAGCTGCCCGTCTTCGGCGTGCTCATGCAGAAGATCGCGCTCGCTCGCTTCACCCGCAACTTCGCGGCCCTGCTCGGCGCTGGCGTGCCCATCGTGCTCGCCCTGCGCGTCGTCGGCGAGATCTCCGGCAACGCCGTGATCCGACAGGCATCCAATCGCATCGCCGAAGCTGTCCGCGAGGGTCGCGCCGTGGCCGACCAGTTGGCGCAGGAGCCCGTCTTCCCTCCCATGGTGGTGCAGATGATCACGGTGGGCGAGGACGCCGGCTCCATGGAGATGATGCTCGCCAAGATCGCCGACGCCTACGACGACGAGGTCGAGGCGACCACGTCCCAGATGACTTCGATCATCGAGCCGATCCTCATCGCAGGCGTCGGGACTCTGATCGGGGCGATGATCGTCGCCCTCTATATGCCCATCTTCACCATCTTCGAGCAGATCTGA